The Primulina huaijiensis isolate GDHJ02 chromosome 17, ASM1229523v2, whole genome shotgun sequence genome window below encodes:
- the LOC140962640 gene encoding uncharacterized protein has protein sequence MQRVHWGTNIEDEKISADKDELKLKNFRGREDFCGCEEVSEKERNVIMNYLTGEILSGSVWEGERFKIFGIDFCDLIFGNALKGNIIDCYMKIATFLVGYMRIMFNYRMDKKVNHVFCRQQGADLNCGIYTCLWAECYARDDDEAWNYEKVCTINSFRARIAATILSDDNGLFGKDK, from the exons ATGCAAAGAGTACACT GGGGCACAAACATAGAAGACGAGAAGATATCAGCTGATAAAGATGagctaaaacttaaaaatttcagGGGTAGAGAAGATTTTTGTGGTTGTGAAGAAGTATCCGAGAAGGAGCGCAATGTAATAATGAATTATCTTACGGGGGAAATATTAAG TGGCAGCGTGTGGGAGGGAGaaagattcaaaatatttggcatTGATTTCTGTGATTTGATTTTTGGTAATGCATTGAAAGGCAATATCATCGATTGCTATATGAAAATT GCTACTTTCTTAGTTGGGTATATGAGGATAATGTTCAATTACAGAATGGATAAAAAGGTGAACCACGTTTTCTGCCGACAACAAGGTGCTgatttgaattgtggtatttacACATGTTTGTGGGCGGAGTGTTATGCTCGTGATGACGATGAAGCTTGGAACTATGAAAAGGTATGTACAATCAACAGTTTCAGAGCACGTATTGCTGCAACCATTCTATCTGACGATAATGGATTGTTCGGTAAAGATAAATGA